A single region of the Vicia villosa cultivar HV-30 ecotype Madison, WI linkage group LG4, Vvil1.0, whole genome shotgun sequence genome encodes:
- the LOC131595373 gene encoding phosphoglycolate phosphatase 2, protein MSSSQSLSAHNLKDLLDSVEAFLFDCDGVIWKGDELIDGASQTLDMLRSKGKKLVFVTNNSWKSRTQYAEKFKSLGISVSPDEIFSSSFAAAMYLKVNNFPSQNKVYVIGGDGILDELQLAGFTAFGGPGDADKTIDWKQSGIFEHDKSVGAVVVGIDPKINYYKLQYGTLCIRENPGCLFIATNRDAVGHMTPSQEWAGAGCMVAAICGSTQKEPVVVGKPSTFMMDFLIKKFNLNCSKMCMVGDRLDTDILFGQNAGCKTLLVLSGCTTQSDLQDPSNNIQPDYYATKISDMLDLSRA, encoded by the exons ATGAGTTCGTCGCAGTCTCTTTCAGCTCACAATTTGAAAGATCTATTAGATTCCGTCGAAGCTTTTCTCTTCGATTGCGATG GTGTGATTTGGAAGGGTGATGAACTTATCGATGGCGCTTCTCAAACTCTCGACATGCTTCGCTCCAag GGGAAGAAGCTGGTGTTTGTTACGAATAATTCCTGGAAGTCTAGAACTCAGTATGCTGAAAAGTTCAAATCCTTGGGAATTTCTGTTTCTCCG GATGAGATATTCTCCTCATCGTTTGCAGCTGCTATGTACTTGAAGGTTAACAATTTCCCTTCACAAAACAAG GTGTATGTGATTGGCGGGGATGGTATACTGGATGAGTTGCAGCTTGCTGGTTTCACAGCTTTTGGTGGTCCG GGAGATGCGGACAAAACAATAGACTGGAAGCAGAGCGGCATTTTTGAACATGATAAGAGT GTTGGAGCTGTAGTGGTTGGTATAGATCCAAAAATTAACTATTACAAGCTTCA GTATGGAACCCTTTGCATACGCGAAAATCCAGGATGCCTTTTCATTGCCACCAACCGTGATGCCGTTGGGCATATGACTCCTTCCCAAGAATGGGCTG GAGCTGGGTGTATGGTTGCAGCCATATGTGGATCAACCCAGAAGGAACCTGTTGTTGTGGGGAAACCATCAACCTTTATGATGGATTTTTTAATTAAGAA ATTCAATTTAAATTGCTCCAAGATGTGTATGGTGGGTGATAGACTAGATACTGATATACTGTTCGGACAAAATGCTGGTTGCAAAACTCTTCTAGTACTTTCAG GTTGCACAACTCAATCAGATTTACAAGACCCTTCAAATAATATTCAGCCAGACTATTATGCTACCAAAATTTCTGATATGCTCGACTTATCAAGAGCATAA
- the LOC131598001 gene encoding glutathione S-transferase T3-like: protein MDPNHFHYQQAMFNFMQNYQNPNPQNSQIPPMPPFSTQVPPFSTQVPPFSTQVPPFSTQVGTENEERVVVKKKSREQFTRDEDILLIQSWLNVSKDPIVGVDQKAESFWVRVAANYNQYRGESREKLKGQLKCRWHRINGLVQKFVGCYKQAVNGKKSGTSENDVMAAANAFFAQDQGTTFNLEYAWRLLKDEPKWMGESIESSSKITKTYASEASSENPNTPSSYEFNSSSPMERPMGQKAAKRKGKAKEILNETQDARNKRAMLMERLAQSKEDEIELKVVQLMMKDTSTMSDSQRDIHEKYCNKMKKNMECS from the coding sequence ATGGATCCTAATCATTTTCATTATCAACAAGCTATGTTCAATTTcatgcaaaattatcaaaatcctaatcctcaaaattctcaaattccACCGATGCCACCATTTTCTACTCAAGTTCCACCATTTTCTACTCAAGTTCCACCATTTTCTACTCAAGTTCCACCATTTTCTACTCAAGTTGGTACTGAAAATGAAGAAAgggttgttgttaaaaaaaaatctcGAGAGCAATTTACAAGGGATGAAGATATACTACTTATCCAATCATGGCTCAATGTTTCAAAGGATCCAATTGTGGGAGTTGATCAAAAGGCTGAGAGTTTTTGGGTAAGAGTCGCTGCCAATTATAACCAGTATCGTGGGGAATCGCGGGAAAAGTTAAAGGGACAATTAAAATGTCGATGGCATCGAATAAATGGCTTGGTTCAAAAATTTGTTGGGTGTTACAAACAAGCTGTTAATGGAAAGAAAAGTGGGACATCGGAGAACGATGTCATGGCCGCTGCAAATGCATTTTTTGCTCAGGATCAAGGTACAACATTCAACCTTGAGTACGCATGGAGATTGttaaaagatgaacctaaatGGATGGGAGAATCGATTGAAAgttcttcaaaaataacaaagACTTATGCTAGTGAGGCATCATCGGAGAACCCAAATACACCTTCAAGTTATGAGTTTAACTCATCATCACCAATGGAGCGTCCAATGGGACAAAAAGCAGCAAAAAGGAAGGGTAAGGCAAAGGAAATTCTAAATGAAACGCAAGATGCAAGGAATAAAAGAGCAATGTTAATGGAAAGACTAGCGCAAAGTAAGGAGGACGAGATAGAATTAAAGGTAGTGCAACTAATGATGAAAGACACTTCTACTATGAGCGATAGTCAACGAGatattcatgaaaaatattgtaataagatgaaaaaaaatatGGAATGTAGTTAG